In the Scyliorhinus canicula chromosome 23, sScyCan1.1, whole genome shotgun sequence genome, one interval contains:
- the ube2m gene encoding NEDD8-conjugating enzyme Ubc12, translated as MTSSTSNLSSVQMKKPRFPVLELEGVNLNSLFHSGILCHNPSVGDQGFYKGGKFVFSFKVGQGYPHDPPKVKCETMVYHPNIDLEGNVCLNILREDWKPVLTINSIIYGLQYLFLEPNPEDPLNKEAAEVLQNNRRLFEQNVQRSMRGGYIGSTYFERCLK; from the exons ATGACCTCCTCAACTTCAAACTTATCATCTGTCCAGATGAA GAAGCCAAGGTTCCCGGTTCTCGAGCTCGAGGGGGTCAATCTCAATAGTCTCTTTCACAGTGGAATCCTCTGTCACAACCCTTCGGTGGGAGATCAG GGGTTCTATAAAGGAGGGAAATTTGTGTTTAGCTTTAAG GTTGGACAAGGGTATCCGCATGACCCTCCGAAGGTGAAATGTGAAACTATGGTGTATCACCCGAACATCGATTTAGAAGGCAATGTTTGTCTAAACATCCTCAG AGAGGACTGGAAACCTGTATTAACAATAAACTCTATAATTTATGGGCTGCAGTACCTGTTTTTG GAGCCGAACCCCGAGGACCCCTTGAACAAGGAAGCAGCTGAAGTTCTTCAAAACAACAGACGTCTCTTTGAACAGAACGTGCAGCGATCCATGCGAGGTGGCTACATCGGTTCCACTTACTTCGAGCGATGCCTTAAGTAG